From the genome of Pelagicoccus enzymogenes:
TGCTCGCAATGTAAACGAGAAGCGTGCACCAGTTGTCCTCCCTAGTGCGAAATGGGACAAATCGAGCGAGCTTGCCAAGTTAGAGGCTTCGAATGGCTGCAGCGGAGATCTTAGCGGGAGGAGCGATAGGTGATCGTGCTGCGTATTCTGTCTTAAATGACTTATTGGCGAAACGCGGCTACGTCTCTCGATTTGTTAGGCGCGGGATTACGCTAGCTCGCCGCGATTTGCTGATGTATCGATCGCCAGTCGTCCAAGTTGTTGAGCATGATCGAATCATAAATGGGGGTTGCCTCGTCGAGCCTGTTTTTCCTGAGCATTTTGGCGCGAGACTCGGGTCCTTTCTGACGGGTTTCGATCATCTCGTTAACCTTCGCCAGATTCTCCTCGCTCAGGTTTACATTTGGCTGCCGGCGTATCCATTCTTCAAATTGGAGGTAGGTGGGCCGGTGGCTCGATTCGAGAGAAGAGTTTCCTGCGGAACCAGAACGCGAGGTTGACCAGGGCAATCATGACGGGAACTTCCACCAGCGGGCCGATGACTGCCGCAAAGGCGACGCCGGATCCAATGCCGAAGACTGCGACTGCGACCGCGATGGCGAGTTCGAAGTTGTTGCTGGCGGCGGTGAAGCTCAACGCAACGCTTTGGCGGCATTCGGCGCCGACCGCTTTGCCCATGAGAAAGCTGACCACGAACATAATCAGGAAGTAGATCGCCAACGGGACCGCGATGCGCAGCACGTCGAAAGGCAGTTCAAGGATGGTGTCCCCCTTGAAGGTAAACATCAGCACGATGGTGAAGACATGCGCTTGATTCGTTGTTTAAATTTACTGCTGCGAAGCTTCGTCGACGCGTTTTCCGGACGTCTCCGAAGCTCTACTCCCGGACTCGGGTGGGATGAATTCTGTGTTCTGGTAGGGCGGACTGGCCCAGTCCGCCGCGGAGGAATGATCCTGCAACGCGGCTGTCTGAGCCAGACAGCCCTACCATCGCGAATCCTGGATGCAGTTTTAAATACACTTCCCGGACTCTGTTTCTGTTCGCACTGCAAAGGTTTAAGATCAGGCAGCCAACTGAATATTTTAAAAAGAGAATATGCGAAGATTTGGATTAGATCTGGGCCCGTTGTGCGGAAGGAGTCGGTGGGAGTCGGCTTTGAAGGTGTCCGATTGCAGGTTAGGATCTCACCTGATGCTTTTTTCTTGCAGGCATGCTCTTGTGCTCGGGTCTTTCTCACCTCGGATCCGGGGGCGTTTCCTGAGATCTGGACATAAAAAGACCGAAGGCGTCTGTTTTCCTTCGGTTAAAATGGTGGGAGATCCGAGATTGGTTCTTCGCTTCGCTCATCAGGACTTCGTCCCAATGCTGCGCATTGCCCATCTGCGCTTCGCTTCGTCGTTCACGAGTGAAACGAGAAGGCCTGACACTTGGGTCGTTCTCACCTCGGATCCGGGGCGTTTCATAAGATAGGGGCATAAAAAGACCGAAGGCGTTTGTTTCCTTCGGTTAAAATGGTGGGAGATCCGAGATTCGAACTAAGGTTTGATAAACAACGATTTAAATAGATAACAGGTGTTGAGAGGTGTAAAACGTTCTCTGGCCAGCAAGAGGACTAGTCCGCGGGTTTGTAGGCGACTGCGGCGTTTAGGGTATCATTCAGGTAATGATACTGTTCAGAGATGTTAGCGGTCAGCGAGTAGCGATGCCAGAAGACTGAGCTTGAGCTTGGTTCAATTTGAAAATTACTGGTCACTGGAGCTGACCGTAATAGGCCCACCGCCAGTCTTTTTCGGATCATTTGGTCAGAGCGAAAGGACTCGAACCTTCGACCTTTCCATTTTATGCCCGAAGGCAGGTACCGTTAGCTTGTGGCTTACTGGTTCATTCGAGCTGGGGAGGACAGGGAAATCAGCTGTCCGTGCACGACTGTTCCCGAGCTCTGGTAGAATCTTTGAAGTTTGGATCAAGAGATTCTAAATGGGGGTGTCCGTTTTATGGATTCACTGAACGGACGGCAAAGTCCCCGTTCAGGTGGATGCTACCACGGAATTGGCGGGGTTGAAACGAGTGTCCCTTGACTGTTCGGACTTGGTAGATAGGAGCGACCAGTTCGATTGATGGGAGGAATAAGCCTCGTTGAGCCGGTGGGCGTTGCGGAGGGCGAGTGCAAGGTTCTGGCGTCGCGTGAGCTGCGGCAAGGGATAGGGAGTTGTCGCGCCTCGCTCGCGTTTATAGGGTAGTATTCGGTTTCGCCTCTCTGTCAGGCCTTTTCGTAGTGGAATCCTCGGATACCTTGGGTACGGTGGAGAATGCTGGTTGCCGTAGCTTTGTTGGTTAATCTTTGATCGTTAGCCGGTTGGGAAGGATTGAGAGTTCTCTTGCTCCTTCTTCATTCGCTTGGCCTCCTTCTTTTCCTTGGCGGTCTTTTGCGGAGCCTTTTTGCTCTCTCTCTTGTTGTCTTTGGATTTTGGCATATTCGATTGGGCTTAATGTAGTTGAATATAGGATACTGAAATATCGGGTTCGGTTGATTCGTCGGTGGATCGAGTGGCGTGACTGTTGAAGGAGTCACTGAGGGCCTGGGGCACCGGTGGAGTCGGCCGTTTTTTCTGCGGGCTCTTTATCGACTTTCAGCGTCGAGGAGTTTCCCCGGAATCGCGATGACAAGCGTTTGATGCGGTCGCTAAGGTAGTGTAGCGCTGACGTTGCAAGGTTTGGTTGCTTTTGTTTTGTGTCGTTGCTTGTGCTTTTCGTTTCTCGGGTCTGCATGGCGAAAGAGTTTTAGGAAGGTACTGTCGACCATCTAGGAGACGGACTGTGTTTACTTGTCCGGGTATGATACGCTGTTTGCGAAGCGGCGCCTATGGGGTACAACCCGCTGTCTGGGAGTTCTGGTCGAGAGGGTGGGTAAGACTCCATAGGCGGGAGCGAGGTATTCGGATAGAATATCTCGGAATGGATAGAAACGTAGACCATCAAACGGCTCCCGATCTTCGTGAACCGGCAAAAGATCCCCATGCCTGGAAACGTGTGGTGGCCAAGTTTCAGCGGCCTGCGCCTTTGCGGGCGAATTGGCAGCTGGCCAATACGCTGACGCCATATGCGGCGCTTTGGCTGCTCATGTACTTGACGCTCGGGGTATCGATTTGGCTAACGTTGGGTCTGGCCCTTATGGCAGCGGGGTTCCTGGTGCGCGTTTTCATCATCTTCCACGACTGTACGCACGGATCGTTTTTCGCGTCGAAACGTGCCAATTCCGTAGTGGGCTTCGCTACCGGAGTCCTTACCTTCACTCCGTTTGCCCATTGGCGTTGGGAGCATGCCCGGCACCATGCCTCCTCGGGGGACCTTGACCGGAGAGGTGTTGGCGATGTCAGCACGATGACAGTCGATGAATACGTGAGGGCGTCGATCTGGGAGCGTATCCGCTATCGAACGATGCGTAATCCGATCACGTTGTTTGTCTTCGCCCCGTTGCTGCTTTTTTTGGTCAGGCAGCGTTTTTCATCGATGGGGGCGGGCCAGCCTGAGCGGCGCTCCGTACTGTGGACGAACCTTTGCTTGTTGTCGACGGCCGTCATTTTGAGTGGGGTTTATGGCTGGCAGGCGTATCTCTTTATTCAGCTTGTGATCCTCGGGGTGAGTGGAGCGGCGGGCGTGTGGCTATTCTATGTGCAGCATCAATTTGAGGACGTTTATTGGGAACGCGGAGGCGATTGGGACTTTGTCGAAGCTGCCTTGAAGGGAAGCTCCTTCTATCGCCTGCCGAAGGTACTGCAATGGCTGTCGGGAAATATCGGATACCATCACGTTCATCATTTGAGCGCTCGCATCCCCAACTATCGGCTTGAAACCTGTCACCGTTCCGATCCGCTCTTTAGCTCGGTGAAGCCGGTGACCTTGCGGTCGAGCCTGCGCTCGTTACGCCTGCGCCTTTGGGACGAAGACGCCCAGCGTTTGGTCGGGTTTCGTGAAGTTCGAGACAGCCGCCGCACGGGAAGCTGACAAGCGCGATCAAGGAAGTGGCCCTGCCCGCGTCCTACGGTTCTTGTTCATTTGGATTCGACCCGGCTGCGGTTCAGCTGTCGAGGAGGGCCTGCAGGAGGCGGTCTAGAGGGATGGTGGCGAAGTCGATGCTTCGGGTTTCAGTGATCCCGTGGGAAACGATGGGTGGTGTTTGGTTTGGCATAGTTTAGGTTGCGAATGCGGTCTTTTATAATGGGGACCAGTGGCGGGGCGACGCTCAGCGAGCGCAAGCCGCAGCGAAGGATTTCCTCGGTATGGCGGCTTCTGCCCGCCAGCTCTCCGCAGAGGGAAAGTGGCAGGTCAGGAGCATCCGATCGTGCGATTTCCATTAAGCGGAAAATAGCTCGCTGGGAGTCCCGGAAATAGGAGTCCACGGCAGCGTTTTCGCGGTCGGCTGCGAATGTGTATTGGGTGAGGTCGTTAGTGCCGAAGCTGGCGAAATCGCAGTGGCTCGCGAATTCCTGGAGGGACAGGGCGGCGGCTGGGGTTTCGATCATGATTCCCAGTGGGGGAATTTTGCCGCTGCCAAGTTGGCGGGACAGGACGGATAAACGTTCTCGGGTGGCGGTGATATCCTCGGCAAGCGTTGCCATGGGGATGAGAATTCGGGTATCCGACTCCTTCGAGAGCCTTAGGATGGCTCGGAGCTGCGTATCCAAAAGTTCAGGATACTCGAGGAGGAGGCGAATGCCGCGCCTGCCGAGGGCGGGATTGGACTCGGCGAGGAATCCTGTAAAGGGAAGTGGTTTGTCCGCTCCGATGTCGAGGAGCCGGATGTTGACGGGCTTGCCTTCAAAAGGCGCTAGAGTGTGTTGCATCTCTTCCAGCAGTTCGTTTTCGCTGGGCGGCGCGTTCATCCCCAAGTAGGCGAGCTCGGTGCGGTAGAGGCCGACTCCGTCGGCTCCATTAACGATGGCGCGGTCGGCGTCAGCGCGCGACGCGATATTGGCGAGGACTAGAATGTTGACCCCATCGAGGGTGATGGCCGGTTTGTGCGCCTTTTGGGAGATCTTCGAGGCCGCCGCTTTTCTTCCGGAAATTTTCTTTTGGAAGGCGGCTTTGCTCTTCTCGCCGGGGTGGAGGACGACGGTTCCCGATTCGGCATCGACCAGAAGGGTATCGTTCGAATGGATACGCTGGAGGATATTGGGAATTTGAGCGATGCAGGGGAGGCCCATTTCGCGGGCGAAGAGCGCGGCGTGGGAGCTGGTTCCGCCGTACTCGAGAAGTACGGCTGCGGCGGACTGCTTTGCGAGGAAGACGGTGTCGGAGGGGAGGAGCCGCTTTGCGACCAGGATGCTGCCGGACGGTAGGTCTTCGAGCCGGTTGACCTTGATGCCGCTGAGGGCGTTGGAGAGTCGGTTGGAAAGATCCTTCATGTCGTCTCCCTTTTGACGCGAGATTTGGGACTCCATGAGCAGGAATCGCCTCTCCCAGCGCAGGAAGACGGACCGTACGGCGCTGCTGGCATTGACGAGGTTGTCTCGTATCTCCGATTGGAGCTCTTTCTTTAGCGACGGGTCGTTGACCATCATCTTGTGGGCTTCGAAGACGGCGCCGAGGCGCGAGTCCATTTCCTTCTCCACCTTGGTGGCGAGGGAGGCGAGGTCCTCGGAAATGACGTTTGTCGCTTCCTCGAGAAAACTGTATTCCTGTTCGACGTCCGAAGCAACGATGGGTGTGGGAGCGTCCAGGGACCGTAGTTCGTCGTGGTACACGAAGGCGCATCCTTCGGCAAGTCCTGTGGAAACCGGCTTGCCATTGATCGTTTGTTCTTTCCCGCGCGTGCTCATGGCTGCGGAGGAGCCGGGGAGTGGGGGGACGTCGTCGCCTTTGTGTGCGGCGTGTCGGCTTGTTCTTGCTGAGCGCTCGCGGAGTGGATGAGGATCATTTCTGCGACGTGTTCTCGGGTGAGAATTCCGACCAGCTTCTCACCGTTCATCACCGAAAAGGTTGAGCAGCGCTGTCGCGTCATCGACTCCACGGCTTCCTGCAGTGAGGCGCTCTCTTGGACTTTGGGGCTGTCAGTTAGCATGAATGCCTCGACCCGCCGATCGTGTTGCCCGGTCTTGAGGGCTCTTATGAGGTCCTTGTGAACGAGCATGCCTAGGGTCTCGCCGTTTTCGACGACGGGGAAATCCTGTTGCGAGCCAGCCAGGATTTGTTCGGCAGCTTGGTCGAGGGTGTCGCTCGGTGAAAGGGTTCTGAATTGCGATTGGGTGCCGTCGCGAACTTGGAGTCCCTTTAGGGCGAATTCCATTTCGACGATTCCGGCTTCGGCTTGGGCGCCGAGGAATACGAAGACGGCGATGAAGATGAGGATGGGGTTGTAGAAGAAGCCAACGATGCCGAAAAGGATGGCGAACGCTTGCCCGAAGTTAGCGGCGACGGCGGTGGCTCGCCGGTGGCCGATCCTCAGGGAAAGAAGCGCTCTGAGGATCCTTCCGCCGTCCATCGGGAAGGCGGGCAGCAGGTTGAAGCCCACGATGGCCAGGTTGATGGCGAGGAGCTTCCGGTAAGCGTTTCCGGCGCTTAAGCTGAAATCCGTGGCTGCGGATGCGCCTTCGGCTATGAAGATCCAAGCGAATAGAGCGATGGCGATGGCGAGGCTGGCGGCGGGGCCGGCGAGGGCGATCCAGAATTCCTGCATCGGTCGGAGGCTTGCGCTTTCCAACCGGGCGACGCCGCCGATCGGGAGCAGGGTGATGTCGCGGGTCTTGACGCCGTACTCTCGTGCCATGAGGGCGTGCGCCAGCTCGTGGATGAGGACGCAGCAGAAAACGACCACGATGAACGTGACTGTGCTCAGGGCGCTGTCGAGGCTGCCCGTTGTTCTCCACGTCACCGATCCCAAAAAGGCCAGCAAGAGGAGGAAGGTGAAGTGCAAGTAAAGGTCGATGCCAAAGATGCGACCGATTTTAAGGGACCATTTCATAAGCGGTCTTCAAGCAGTTCCTGCTTTGTCTGGAAGCGGTTCCAGGCTTTGTTCTAAGTGAGGGATATGGGCCTCGCGTACCTCGCTCCGAGAGAGCTTGGTAAGGAGTGTACGGTTTTCCCGGTCGATGCTCTCGACGAAACGGGCGGGAAGCCCGACTCGCCACTGCCTGAACCATTGCTTCGACTCGATCAGGAACTCGGTTGCCGCCCACTGCTGGATATCGAGGGCCACGGATTGGAGTTTGCCCGCCGCGCCGTCATTGGTTTCTAAGCGATAACCGGTTGCGGACTTCAAGCTGTGAAGCCCATTGCGGTGAAATGAACTGGGTGGAAGGAGTGCGGGGCCATGGGAGCGGTTTCCCTGGCCTGAGGTTTCCCAATGGCTGGGCAGGAAATGGGATGTATCAAGGTCTAGCGAAGAGGGCGGGGCGCTTGCGTTGTCACAGTCTACGGTTGGGAGGTGGGCGATCCGCTCGCGTGCGCGCTTGATCATTGTCCAGCCAGGGTGGCCAAGGAGACTTGGCTGGACGCACGGCGCCGCGACGAGTGCCAGCCTGCCGTCGAACCACGCATGTGTCTTGACGACGATGTAGCAGATTTTCCAATACGATGGATCGACGTAAAAGTCTGTAACGTAGCCGAACGCTCCGTCGGTAGCGAGGGCGGGCATGCCAAATAGCGTGTGGGAATCGCGCATCATAAGTCCTAGCTGCCGAACGGTATCAGAAAGGCGGGTCCTCTCAGTGTGCTCTACCGGAGGAGCAGAATGAGCGCGAGTATCGCGAGCAGGGTTCCGCTTGGGTAGTAGCCCCAGTCGCGGCTGTGCGACCAGCGCGGAAGGGCGCCCACAATGAGGAATAATAGGACTGCGACGAATGCGGAGTGGGTCATGGTGTTGCTAGGCCGTTTCCATTGTGAAGTCAGCTTTTACCAGTTCGATTGTACCTGAAGCGCGACGCCAGCGCTACGGGGTCTAGACCTACCACTCCCTCGTTTGATTCTCGGTTTAAAGGAGAGGGAACGCAATGCTATCAGGCGACAGGTCGTCTTATTCTGAAGGTTGTTTGCCGACTTCGTCGCGCAGATGGTCTATTTCGTTCATCAACGAGCAGACGAGTTTTACGGCAGCTGTGTTGAGCTGATAGGTCCGCTTGAGATGCCTGATGCGTTGCAGCGCTACGATAGAGCTTGGGTCGAAGCGCCAACCGTCGCGCTGAGGCTCGGACAAGGTGGAAATGAATCCGTAGCGACAGTACACGGCAATCTGAAATCGGGGCACATGGGTGATACGCACGACTTCTTCGATCGAATATGAGTCGTCCACGGAATAGATCTCGGGGATAAGGGTGATGGTTTGCGAGGGAGTTGGGTTTGATTTTCTCATAGTACGGTTTCGGTTGTTCGCTCGCTTACGGGGTGTGTGGAAGCTTCGCGAAGCTGTTTCCAAAGTGCTTCTTCACTGGAGGTGAGAGTCTTAGGTATTGAAATATCAACGACGACGATGAGGTCGCATCGGGTTTGCTTGGGACCGTTCGGTAGGCCGTGTTTGCGAACGCGATGTCGAGTTCCATTTTAGGTGGAGGCGGGTATGTTGACTTTGATGGCACTCTCCAAACTCGGGACTTTGGCTTTCAATCCGAGCATTGTGTCCCAAGGCGCTAGTTCGAGCTCGAAAAGCAGGTCTGAGCCATTGACTTGAAATTCTGGATGGGCTCCGTAGCGAATACGTGGATACAAGTAGCCAGAGAGGCCGGAACCGGAGCCGGGGCTTCCTTTGCCCGGGACGCGAATAGGGCGAGCTTGCTGTGCCCCTGCTGGTATGCGTACCTTTAAGGAGCGTGGCTCGATCTTGCCAGACAGAGGGTCCGCACGTTTCACAGAGACGTCCCGCACTGTGCCTCTTAGGACTTCGCCGAGCGTAATTGGAATTTCGCCTTCGAAATCCAAGCCTTTCCGAATGGAAGAATAGCCTTCCGCTGTATCTCCATGGCGGGTCTCGAAGCTGGGGGTGAAGTATTGCTCGAAAAAGTCGCTGAAGCCGGTACCCGAAAAATGGAATTCGGGGCGTCCGGTTTTACTCGAGGTCCCAGCCTGCCATCGCGGCTGCTGGGCGCAAAGGCGAGCGGGTTCGTTGTGTTCAGATGCTAGAGTGTCGTACTTGAAGCGTTTTGCGGAGTCGCTAAGTACTTCGTTTGCCTCGTTGATGGCGGCGAACTTATCTGCGGCGCCGTCCCTCTCCTTGGTGACGTCCGGATGGTAACGGCGGGCGAGCGCTTGGAATGCTTTCTTGATATCAGCCTGGGTCGCCGTTCGCTCGACTCCGAGTGTCTGGTAATAATCCTTGAAATCGACTGACATGGGAAGGCTCTCGATTAGTGAATCGGCCTATCGATTATAAGGTAGTTGAAACGAGAAAGCGATGGGGTGTTGCCCGCCTGTTTCCAGGTGGCTTGTTCGCTTGAGGGCGGGTTACGCCCCATACCCAGTTTGATGCCAATTGGGTAATCTATCCCCTTTGTAGTCTGCTGGGTTTTTTCGGTACAAGAGCCTTGGTTTTTCTTCCTCCATAACCTGATTGGTTAATTAACATTATGAAAACTTTCTTTATTATAAGCAGGTTCGCAATTGCGTTTGCGTTGGTTGCTTATGGGCTGAGCCGGGCGAATTCATTCGATACGATTATTACTCGATTTTTCTTTGATTTGCCGCGAGACGAGTCTTTGTTTGTTCTATGTGGGGGGATCGTAATGGCAGCGTACTCGACTTGGCGGCTAATAGCAGCTGATTAGAATAGATCGGCGTGAGCTGCGATAGTTGGGTAAGAGCATACTGATCAGGACCATTTCGCTTGCATCAGGGTTACACCCCATGGATCCGGACATGAAATAAGAGTATGTTGAGTGTCGTGCCTCAAGGTATCATTTCGAATAAACGGCCATTGGAGTCTTGTGGAATCTATTTTATATGAAAGACGAACTGATCAAGGCAGCACGTAAAATTGTTTCCGATCCCTATGTTCTGGTAAATGTTGTATCGCGGCGCGTGAAACAGTTGCGGCAAGGCAGCAAGCCAATGGTGGAGTCGTTGGAGAAGCTGGCGCTTGAGGACGTCGCCCTCCGAGAAATAATCGAAGGAAAGATCAGCTACGAGCTAAGTTCTGGAAAAGTACCGTATTGATAATACCGGTGACGAAAAGTCCTCAAATTTTGAGAGCAGGTGTGAGGAGAAATCCCATTGGGTATGTGAATAAGAAAAGCCCATTGAGGAGGGACCAATCGGTTCTACTGCAATTGGGGGGATCAATTTTTATAAAGATAAATTTATGGCATCGAAACAACTTATGTTCGACGAGGCAGCGCGTCGCAAAATACTACGCGGCGTCGAGCTGCTGACACGTTCGGTCAAGGTTACCTTAGGTCCGAAAGGGCGTAGCGTGGTGATTGATCGTTCTTACGGAACTCCCATTGTGACCAAGGATGGTGTAACCGTGGCGAAGGAGATCACGCTTTCAGATCCCTACGAGAACATGGGGGCCCAGATGGTCAAGGAGGCGGCGTCCCATACCTCGGACATCGCAGGTGATGGCACCACGACCGCGACAGTGCTGGCCGAGTCCATCTACCGGGAAGGGATCAAGCATGTTGCGGCTGGGGCAAACCCGATTTTTCTCAAGCGCGGCATCGACCGGGCGGTAGAGGCTGCCGTTCTGGAGCTCGCTCGCATTTCTAAGCCAGTGTGGACAGTTGAGGAGATTCGGCAGGTCGCGACCGTCTCCGCCAATTGGGAAAGCGGAATCGGAGAGATCATCGCAAATGCCATGAACCAGGTCGGCAAGGATGGCAGCATCACGATCGAAGAAGGCAAGTCGGTTGAGACGACGCTGGAAGTGGTCGAAGGGATGCAGTTCGATCGCGGCTACCTGTCCTCCTATTTCGTGACCAATAGTGAAACGATGGATACGGACTTGGAAGACGCCTATGTATTGCTCCACGAAAAGAAGGTGGCTCGTTTGCAAGATATCCTGCCGCTACTGCAGTCGATCTCGGAGTCGGGCAAGCCGCTCTTGGTGATCGCGGAAGACATCACCGGCGAAGCCTTGGCCACGTTGGTTGTGAACCGCTTGCGCGGCAGCTTGAATACATGCGCGGTGAGGGCTCCTGGCTTTGGGGAGCGCCGCAGGGACTTCATGGAAGATATCGCAAGCTTTACCGGCGGGCGCTTTGTCACCGAGGACCTTGGCCTGACTTTGGAAGGACTTACGCTTGAGGATTTAGGCCGGGTCAAGCGCGTCCGGGTCGATAAAGACTCTACGATTCTGTACTCGGACGGGCAGCATGCGGCAGGAATCGCCGCTCGGGTGAAGAAAATCCGCCGGCAGCTGGAGGAAACCACATCGGACTTTGATAGGGAGAATCTGCAGGCACGTCTGGCCAAGCTGGCCGGCGGGGTGGCGGTTATCTACGTGGGGGCGGCTACTGAGTTCGAAATGAAGGAGAAGAAGGCTCGTGTGGAGGATGCCTTGCATGCGACACGGGCTGCCGTAGAAGAGGGAATCGTGCCGGGCGGGGGAGTGGCGTTGCTGCGTTGCCGCGCGGCAGTGGAGGCCTTGAGGTATTCAGGGGACGAGCAGCTCGGGATAGAGATCGTGCGCCGTGCCTTGTCCTCGCCCATTCAAGCGCTGTGCGAGAATGCCGGCGTTGAAGGATCCGTGGTCGTAGTGGAGGTCGCAAGGGCAGTAGGGAACAATGGATACAACGTAGCGACTGGAGCTTATGAAGACTTGTTGCTCAGCGGTGTCGTCGATCCCACGAAAGTGACGCGAGTCGCGTTGCAGAATGCGGCTTCGATTGCTGGGCTATTGCTGACTACCGAGTGCATGATCGTGGATTTCGAGGAAACGAAGCATGCCGCCCAAAGGCGTGGGTCTGCAGGAGCCTTGAGCTGAGTCGCGGCGTGGTCCATGGCGCCCGTGCTGCAGGGTTTGTTCTCGAACTGGCGAGCGAGTTCGAGCTATTCGTTGCTGCGGTGCAGAGGCCATTGCGTCTTAAAACGCGAGCTCGCAGTAGGGTGCGGCACTCGTACCGTCCCGCAGAGTATATATCAATCCATCGCGGGACGGGGCGAGCGCCGCGCCCTACGTTAGGTGTAACCTAGCAGATTACGACTAAGGCGCGGCCTTTCTGACCGCGCCTTAGAAGCGAGTTTGCGCATTAGATCTGAACGGTGTTTCGTTCGTTTCTTGCGCTTGATATTCTTTGGTCCGTGCCAGTCGGTATGGACTAGGTCTCGTTCTTTGGTTGAATTGCGTCGCTTAGCCATTGGCGCGACTCGTCGACGTTATGTTTGAGGGCGTCGTAGGCCTTTTGCGAGTCGGCTTTCATGCCATCCCAGGTAGTGGGGGTGGCATCGGCGATGGCTGCGATCTGTTTTTTCAGCGAGGTCGCCCGTTCCTTCAGCTCCGCGAGCTTAGGCTGCCCCGCAGCCTTTACAGAATCGGAGGCGTTTTTCATCTTTGCTTCGAGGGATTGTATTTCGGATTCAATGACAACGAGCTGCTTGCTCATCGCTTCGGAGAAAGCCTGCTTTTGCTCGAACGAGAATGCCTTCATTTTGGATAAGGAAGTGTCAATAGACGCTTCCGTTTTTACGACCGGGTCTTTGGCCGTCTTCTCTGCCGCCATGGATTTTTCTGATGGTTGCGAGCATCCAGCGGCTAGAATCCCGATAATGAGTGAGGTTGAAAGAATTATAGTTTTCATAGTGATTTTGTGTTTGTTGCCTCTCCCACCACCGAGCGAATTGCGCGAGAGTGGAGAGGAGGGACATTTTTGATAAAAGTAGAGAAGCGAATTACTCGTTACCGAGCAGTATCAGCTACCGATGAGGAGGATTCCATTTCCATACCGAGATTGCGGAAGTCCGCAGAGAGGTTCGTGAGCGAATCGCGAATGCGGGCACCCTCGCGAGTTGACTTTTTCAGGACGCCTTCGACGGATTTCAGACCCTTTTCCGTGAGGTCGGTGCCTAGGGCGGTGCGGATGTCGGTAAGGTCCGACATGAAGGGGGTAAGCGATTTGTTGAGCGAAACATATTTTTCGCTCAGGGCGCTGAACTTTTTGGATACAAGTGTCTTGCGATCACGACTGTCTGTTGCGATCTCATAGTTCTGAATCTTGGCAAGCTCGCCCTCCCAGTTGAGAAAATAGGCGTCTCCAAGTAGCTGCATGTCCTGAGCCCTTGAATTTATCGTTCCAATAGAAGACCCTAGGTTGGCCAATGCGGATCTGTAGCTTTGATATTGGTCGATCAGGTTTTGGTTTGGAGTTTTCACGAGGTTGTCGAGAGCCACCAAGACGGCATCAAGGGGCGGTATGCTATCGTCGATGCTTTGCGCGGTTTCGCGTAGTGAGGACGAAGTGTCTTGGGCTTTTTTGTAGCCTAGGGTAGAGCAACCGATTAGCAGGGCAGCAACAGCTGCGAGCAGGATAAGTGATGTATGTGTTTTCATATTTTATTTTGGTTGGTAACCGAAC
Proteins encoded in this window:
- a CDS encoding fatty acid desaturase; this encodes MDRNVDHQTAPDLREPAKDPHAWKRVVAKFQRPAPLRANWQLANTLTPYAALWLLMYLTLGVSIWLTLGLALMAAGFLVRVFIIFHDCTHGSFFASKRANSVVGFATGVLTFTPFAHWRWEHARHHASSGDLDRRGVGDVSTMTVDEYVRASIWERIRYRTMRNPITLFVFAPLLLFLVRQRFSSMGAGQPERRSVLWTNLCLLSTAVILSGVYGWQAYLFIQLVILGVSGAAGVWLFYVQHQFEDVYWERGGDWDFVEAALKGSSFYRLPKVLQWLSGNIGYHHVHHLSARIPNYRLETCHRSDPLFSSVKPVTLRSSLRSLRLRLWDEDAQRLVGFREVRDSRRTGS
- the ptsP gene encoding phosphoenolpyruvate--protein phosphotransferase, which codes for MSTRGKEQTINGKPVSTGLAEGCAFVYHDELRSLDAPTPIVASDVEQEYSFLEEATNVISEDLASLATKVEKEMDSRLGAVFEAHKMMVNDPSLKKELQSEIRDNLVNASSAVRSVFLRWERRFLLMESQISRQKGDDMKDLSNRLSNALSGIKVNRLEDLPSGSILVAKRLLPSDTVFLAKQSAAAVLLEYGGTSSHAALFAREMGLPCIAQIPNILQRIHSNDTLLVDAESGTVVLHPGEKSKAAFQKKISGRKAAASKISQKAHKPAITLDGVNILVLANIASRADADRAIVNGADGVGLYRTELAYLGMNAPPSENELLEEMQHTLAPFEGKPVNIRLLDIGADKPLPFTGFLAESNPALGRRGIRLLLEYPELLDTQLRAILRLSKESDTRILIPMATLAEDITATRERLSVLSRQLGSGKIPPLGIMIETPAAALSLQEFASHCDFASFGTNDLTQYTFAADRENAAVDSYFRDSQRAIFRLMEIARSDAPDLPLSLCGELAGRSRHTEEILRCGLRSLSVAPPLVPIIKDRIRNLNYAKPNTTHRFPRDH
- a CDS encoding site-2 protease family protein → MKWSLKIGRIFGIDLYLHFTFLLLLAFLGSVTWRTTGSLDSALSTVTFIVVVFCCVLIHELAHALMAREYGVKTRDITLLPIGGVARLESASLRPMQEFWIALAGPAASLAIAIALFAWIFIAEGASAATDFSLSAGNAYRKLLAINLAIVGFNLLPAFPMDGGRILRALLSLRIGHRRATAVAANFGQAFAILFGIVGFFYNPILIFIAVFVFLGAQAEAGIVEMEFALKGLQVRDGTQSQFRTLSPSDTLDQAAEQILAGSQQDFPVVENGETLGMLVHKDLIRALKTGQHDRRVEAFMLTDSPKVQESASLQEAVESMTRQRCSTFSVMNGEKLVGILTREHVAEMILIHSASAQQEQADTPHTKATTSPHSPAPPQP
- a CDS encoding DUF3309 domain-containing protein, coding for MTHSAFVAVLLFLIVGALPRWSHSRDWGYYPSGTLLAILALILLLR
- a CDS encoding chaperone modulator CbpM; amino-acid sequence: MRKSNPTPSQTITLIPEIYSVDDSYSIEEVVRITHVPRFQIAVYCRYGFISTLSEPQRDGWRFDPSSIVALQRIRHLKRTYQLNTAAVKLVCSLMNEIDHLRDEVGKQPSE
- a CDS encoding DnaJ domain-containing protein, which encodes MSVDFKDYYQTLGVERTATQADIKKAFQALARRYHPDVTKERDGAADKFAAINEANEVLSDSAKRFKYDTLASEHNEPARLCAQQPRWQAGTSSKTGRPEFHFSGTGFSDFFEQYFTPSFETRHGDTAEGYSSIRKGLDFEGEIPITLGEVLRGTVRDVSVKRADPLSGKIEPRSLKVRIPAGAQQARPIRVPGKGSPGSGSGLSGYLYPRIRYGAHPEFQVNGSDLLFELELAPWDTMLGLKAKVPSLESAIKVNIPAST
- a CDS encoding DNA-directed RNA polymerase subunit omega; translation: MKDELIKAARKIVSDPYVLVNVVSRRVKQLRQGSKPMVESLEKLALEDVALREIIEGKISYELSSGKVPY